A genomic region of Candidatus Aminicenantes bacterium contains the following coding sequences:
- a CDS encoding response regulator has translation MPTALIIEDNENNLYMMRFILAKLGYAVLEARDGAAGVEMAKAHRPDLILMDIQLPVLDGYAATRRIRQDDALKAVPIIAVTSYAMVGDKEKALAAGCTAYVEKPINPPAFIKVLERFRQAGGETP, from the coding sequence ATGCCGACAGCACTCATCATTGAAGACAACGAGAACAATCTCTACATGATGCGGTTCATTCTGGCCAAGCTGGGCTATGCGGTCTTGGAGGCGAGGGACGGCGCGGCCGGGGTCGAGATGGCCAAGGCCCACCGGCCCGACCTGATCCTGATGGACATCCAATTGCCCGTTTTGGACGGATACGCCGCCACGCGGCGGATCCGGCAGGACGACGCGCTCAAGGCGGTTCCCATCATCGCGGTGACGTCCTACGCCATGGTCGGGGACAAGGAGAAAGCCCTGGCCGCCGGCTGCACGGCCTATGTCGAAAAGCCGATTAACCCACCCGCCTTCATCAAAGTCCTGGAGCGCTTCCGGCAAGCCGGCGGAGAAACCCCATGA
- a CDS encoding response regulator — translation MNILIVDDLEENRYFLKYLFSGTGFRTEEAANGKAALDFLETGTWDLVISDILMPVMDGYQLCRRIRADERWRNLPFIFYTATYIDQRDEEFAMTLGADRFYRKPLDPRVLMNNVRGLLEEVARSRPRRPAAPADEAEVLRLYSERLVHKLEEKIARLEQETAQRKHAEEALRQSERQYRLITENTVDVITVLDMNLRITYVNSSIVRLRGYTPEEALAQTLDQVMTPESKALVSGILIEEMELEAKEGAEPTRSRNVELEEYRKNGTTVWTEVSLSFIRDEDLRPTGILTVSRDISERRRAEAKIQASLKEKEALLREIHHRVKNNMQIISSLVNLSARNINDPACVEALRQIRRRVRAIAAVHDSLYRSPDLAQIDIGNYLRDMVIHYAQAYAVDSARITITPELETIGLPIETAVPVGLIAGELIGNAMRHAFADGRRGRLNIGLRRLPDGQVLLAVHDDGIGVPPEFDLKKAESMGMVIVNSLTDQISGRFELIRDGGTEFRLTFRAQSA, via the coding sequence ATGAACATCCTCATCGTCGACGACCTGGAGGAGAACCGCTATTTCCTGAAATACCTTTTTTCGGGAACGGGCTTTCGTACGGAGGAAGCGGCCAACGGCAAGGCGGCCCTGGACTTCCTCGAGACGGGGACCTGGGATCTGGTCATCTCGGACATCCTGATGCCGGTCATGGACGGGTACCAGCTCTGTCGGCGGATCCGCGCGGACGAGCGGTGGCGGAATCTCCCGTTCATCTTCTACACGGCCACCTACATCGATCAAAGGGATGAGGAATTCGCCATGACCCTGGGGGCCGATCGGTTCTACCGCAAGCCCCTCGATCCGCGAGTGTTAATGAACAACGTCCGCGGGCTTCTGGAGGAGGTCGCTCGGAGCCGGCCCCGGCGGCCGGCCGCGCCGGCGGATGAAGCCGAGGTTCTCAGGCTTTACTCCGAACGCTTGGTTCACAAACTCGAGGAGAAAATAGCCCGTCTGGAGCAGGAGACGGCCCAGCGCAAGCACGCCGAAGAGGCGCTCCGCCAAAGCGAGCGGCAATACCGCCTGATCACCGAGAACACCGTCGACGTCATCACCGTCCTGGATATGAACCTGCGGATCACGTATGTCAACTCCTCGATCGTCCGGCTGCGGGGCTACACGCCGGAAGAAGCCCTGGCCCAAACCCTCGACCAGGTCATGACGCCCGAGTCGAAAGCCCTCGTCTCCGGCATCCTGATCGAAGAGATGGAGCTGGAAGCCAAGGAGGGCGCGGAACCGACCCGCTCGCGCAACGTCGAGCTGGAAGAGTACCGCAAGAACGGGACGACGGTATGGACGGAAGTCAGCCTGTCCTTCATCCGCGACGAGGACCTGCGGCCCACCGGCATTCTGACCGTCTCGCGCGACATTTCCGAACGGCGGCGGGCGGAAGCGAAAATCCAGGCCTCCCTGAAAGAAAAAGAGGCTCTTCTCCGCGAGATCCACCACCGGGTCAAGAACAACATGCAGATCATCTCCAGCCTGGTCAACCTCTCGGCCCGCAACATCAATGACCCAGCTTGTGTGGAGGCCCTGCGCCAGATTCGCCGGCGGGTTCGTGCCATCGCCGCGGTTCATGATAGCCTGTATCGATCGCCGGACTTGGCCCAAATCGACATCGGGAACTATCTGCGCGACATGGTCATCCACTACGCCCAGGCCTACGCCGTGGACTCGGCCCGCATCACCATCACGCCCGAGCTGGAGACGATCGGGCTCCCCATCGAAACGGCGGTCCCGGTCGGGTTGATCGCCGGCGAGCTGATCGGCAACGCCATGCGGCACGCCTTCGCCGATGGCCGGCGCGGCCGGCTGAATATCGGGCTGCGGCGCCTGCCGGACGGCCAAGTCCTCCTGGCCGTCCACGATGACGGTATCGGGGTGCCGCCGGAATTCGACTTGAAAAAAGCGGAATCCATGGGTATGGTCATCGTAAATTCCTTGACCGACCAGATCAGCGGCCGGTTCGAGCTCATCCGCGACGGCGGAACGGAATTCCGGCTCACGTTCCGGGCGCAAAGCGCCTAA
- a CDS encoding M20/M25/M40 family metallo-hydrolase, protein MHSQAPAARRANVPPWRTALLCAGIVCLAACIPVVKAVLRTPDVDINALEKDIVTKLAGQVEIKPGIKIAARAAIEDKKLARAYLIEVWQGLGLTVQTQDYSAEGQNIYAVVGPADPATETIVFGAHYDSVRNGPGANDNATGTAAVTAAAARLSDLKPLTRRIIFILFDEEERGMRGSRAFAQKLKDEGAKIHSVHTIDQMGWDKDGDRAVELEIPYDGALDLYTGVASKMTPPIPLLVTKEGGSDHSAFRRLGFKAVGLTEEYHHDDTTPFIHRPGDTAETVDFAYLANTTDLVLRVLTLLAQGK, encoded by the coding sequence ATGCACTCCCAAGCCCCCGCCGCCCGCCGCGCGAACGTCCCGCCTTGGCGAACCGCCCTGTTATGCGCCGGGATCGTCTGCCTCGCCGCCTGCATCCCGGTCGTCAAGGCCGTCCTCCGCACTCCGGATGTCGACATCAACGCCCTGGAGAAGGACATCGTGACCAAGCTGGCCGGGCAGGTCGAGATCAAGCCGGGGATCAAGATCGCCGCCCGCGCGGCGATCGAGGACAAAAAGCTGGCCCGCGCCTACCTGATCGAAGTCTGGCAGGGGCTCGGGCTCACCGTCCAGACGCAGGACTACAGCGCCGAGGGACAGAACATCTACGCCGTCGTCGGCCCCGCGGATCCGGCGACGGAGACGATCGTCTTCGGCGCCCACTACGACTCGGTCCGCAACGGGCCCGGCGCCAACGACAACGCCACGGGCACGGCCGCCGTCACGGCCGCCGCGGCCCGCCTGTCGGACCTGAAGCCTCTCACCCGCCGGATTATCTTCATCCTCTTCGACGAGGAGGAGCGGGGCATGCGGGGGAGCCGCGCTTTCGCCCAGAAGCTCAAGGACGAAGGCGCCAAAATCCATTCCGTCCACACCATCGACCAGATGGGCTGGGATAAGGACGGCGACCGGGCCGTCGAGCTCGAGATCCCGTATGACGGCGCGCTCGATCTCTACACGGGCGTCGCCTCGAAGATGACGCCCCCCATCCCGCTCCTCGTGACCAAGGAGGGGGGCTCCGATCATTCGGCTTTCCGACGGCTGGGCTTCAAGGCCGTCGGCCTGACCGAGGAGTATCATCACGACGACACGACCCCGTTCATCCACCGGCCCGGCGATACGGCCGAGACCGTGGACTTCGCCTATCTGGCCAACACGACGGACCTCGTCCTCCGGGTCCTGACCCTCCTGGCCCAGGGCAAGTGA